The following DNA comes from Anopheles coustani chromosome 2, idAnoCousDA_361_x.2, whole genome shotgun sequence.
GAGTTTCATAaaagctgatttttttttaatttagaaaaaataaaataaatctttgataagcaaaataaacagaagttaAATTCAGTCTTCTGTTCACATAAGGCCCCATTTAAAAGGGTTATATTGTTTATATGGATAttcttgttgttttcgataACCAAAGAAGTGATTTCCCATCAAATTCTGGGTCGTACATTTTGAAAGAGtggcagagaaaaaaaaacgaaaaaaaatgtttatgataAATGAAATGTTAATGTCAATAGAATTATTAGTATTGCCGGGGGAATGTATAACGTCAACATAGACTGTATCTCGCAACCGAGAGAAGTTATGTGTACAGTAAGCCCCACTTCTCTTCTTCCACTTGAACGAACTAATGTTCGTTATTGTTAGTTGTTTGATTTCTTGCTCTTCTGAGTGTTTGTTTCttataaatcaaaatgaatcgagttgaaaaatgaaaaaaaaaaaacaattgcgAACCTTAGAAATATGGGATGGAAGAAAGAAGTATTGTGATTGAAATTAGAGATAAAACAGTTTGTCGCACAGCGTTTCGGATGGCTGCCGTTTGACCGATTGACCCACGAGATATGCCAATTTATGTGCGTACTGTGGGAGAGAAAGGGAAGATGCATCATCAGTAAAAGGGCGCCGCGTTGAAGGGCGTTAGGGCCGGTAACCTACCTGACAGCAGGCCGGTACGCGAACGGTACCGGGCCAGTTGTAGTACATATAGCACATTTTGTACGCCAGCCGCTGGAGAATATCCGGGGAGAACGCTGAATCGTCGCGCAGAACCACGAAGTGGGTCGGCGAAACCGTACCCTGCCGGACGGACTGGGACACGAGGAAAAAGTCAAACAGATAGCGGCGTGTGACCGTGTGATCCAGCACCGTACCGGGCGGCGGGTTTCCGATCCCGTCCGCCCCGTTCATGCTGAACAAACGCGTGATGATCCGTTTCTGCACGATGATGAACGTTATCTTCGGCTGGTAGCCGGGTTTGACCATCTCGCAGGCGGATAACAGCTGCGGCAGCTCGTACTCCTCGCACATCCGTATCTGCGAGTCGGACACGCCGTCGCGGAAGATGATCACACGCTGCGGCAGGCTGCAGTTGCGCCCCCGGTACGCGTTCAGCGTCTTCTCGAACGATGCGCACAGCCCGTTCATGAACTCCTCCTTGCAGGACTGGATGGTGGCGCGCGAGTACCACTGCGTGAAGTCGGGATTGAGCGAGCCGACGAACGCGGCCACCGACGCGTTCTGGCGCTTCGCCTCGTGGTACGTGTCGATGCCGCAGATCATTGTGTCGCTCAGCGGAATGTTGACGCCCCACAGCGAACCGCCGAGCTTACAGTTCATCTGCAGGATAATCTTGAGCACGATCGAGCGGACCTTCTTGTCGTTCATGAGGGTGCGCGCATTGATCACCTGCGACGGCACTGGTAGCTCCGAGCAGCACAAGCGCTTCACGGCAGCGTATCGATCTTCGCGCGCAGTCGGAAAGATGATCACCACGATCTGCGTTTCCGGGCGGACGCGCGAACGCAACAGCTGTACGTACTGCTGCGTCGAGTCCTGCTGGATCACCTCCCGCTGCGGGGCGCTAATGCTGATGCCGACTAGCCGACAGTTTCGATTCACGCAGTCCATGAACGAGGTCGCGACCCGGGTGTCCCGGCTCGTGTGCACCAACATCCAGTTGCTGATGTTGACCACCTTGAGCATGTGGTTGTTGGTGATCTGCGTATTGAAATCGGCCATCTGGCCCGCGTTGGTGGTCGCGTCATTGCCGAAGCGGATGGTTTCGGTCGGGAGCGTGCGACCGACCACGGGGCGTATCTGCGTCTTCAGTTCGAGCCCCCAGGAGGCAAGCAGTGTGCGGGCCTTTTCGTTCGAGTTGACGTTCTTGCAGAACTGCTCCATCGAAGCCATTCGCTGGTTGGGCGTGACGCGTGTGTACGTCGCAATGTCCCGCATGACCTACAACGAGAATGAGGGGAAATTTTTTCTATTCAAATATATCCTCTTTTCAACCTATGAAACTGTGTTATTGGTATATTATATTAGTATTTTGTTGTAGTAGGCTATAAAAAGTCGCACAATGGATTGTATTTCATAGTACAACGTATTTCAAATGCATTTAAATTATCtcaaattttcaataaatcaGATACATAATTTCAAGTGCCTGAGCTAAGTGACATTAGAGACAAATATCACAACGCAAAGTCAAAAACCCACCTTAAAGTCGCTGCGCATCTCATCCGTCAATCCTGTCAGGTAACAAATTTCCGGCACCAGGCAAACGAGCATCTGTTCCGGTTGCTCTTTGCCAGCGACACGACGCTCGGTTCTGTGCAGCAGAAGCGGCTGCTTGTGATCCACAATATCGATTCCATACTGCCGTTTGTAGTACTCGATGTAGGTTATCTCACGATCGCCGTACTTAAACGTCGACAGCGGGTTCGTGTCAAAGCAAACATCGTCGATTCGGTAGGTTTTCTTGTTGTACCGCGTAAATACCACCACGCCGAGCAATGATTTGAGTAAGTTCTCACGGAACTGATTCGGGGAGGCAAGTGCGGTCATCTTAATGTGATCGTAAACGGTGGTTTGCATCAGCACACGGTGCGTAATGTCGAGGTTTAACATCAGCCCGCCCTCGAACTCGTTCACTGCCGTCACGTAGCCTGGCCACACCTCGAGCTTGTGCTGCGGCACGATGCGTGCCTGCGTCGGGTCAAAGTTCTTCCGACCGATCTCGGTCAGCTGCAGGATGCCCATGATGCGCCGGAACAGCTTGTTGTAGAACATGACGTTATCGCTCATTCGCTTTTGTGCGCGGAACGTAACCGTCAGTCGCACGGGCGAACCCTCCAGTGGGCGCTTCATGTCGATCACGATGAGCTTCTGCGGGAGTGCCTGCGGCATCAATAGCATCGTTCCGTCGAAGGTGTGTGTCTTGCCGAAGATATGTACATTTTCCTCCAGACATTTGTAGCGCTCCTTCTTCGATTCAAGCACCGGATCGAAGTCGACCGTGTACAGGAACATGCCGCGGTTCGGTTCGCAACGCAGTTCCATGAAGTTGCACAACAGCTTCGTCGAGGTTCCGGTCGTGCCAGTGCGTACGACCGGTTCCGTTGGCAGGTCCTTCGGAAGCTCCACCGCCGACGGAGTAGGCTTCGGTTCCGGTTTTCCGGGCGGATCGTTTTGCTTAAGCGAAGCTGTTTGCAGCTGAGCGGTAACTTCTGCCGTCGCATCTTTCGACCCCTGCGGCTCAGACCGGTCCATTATCATTTGCACGAACCGTGCGCGGCCAACAACGGTTGTTTTTTGGCACGGTTGTTCCTGCACGATACCACTATTCTGCTGTCGCTCGTGCAACCGATCCAGAAGCATTGCCCTTCCGCGGCCATGACTTACCCCGGCCGAGCTGTGCGACGACTGAGTGGGCTGTGTATTCGGTGTGGATCCGGTCTGATAGCCAGAATCTGCCTGATCACTAACGCTTTCGGCCGTTTCCGCCCGGTGCATTAGCGAACGGAGAAAATTGAGTCGCGAAGTCATGCTGGAATACTAGCTGGAATAAAATATTGCGCTGAAAATAACTCAACTTTCGTTCTATTTCTCATGAACGCACAACTTCCTTGAACTGAGCAGTTTTACATGCGTAATTTTGTGTGCGTTTTTCCTCGATGACATCTGTCACCATCAACAAGCTTAAACACATGAAGAAATACTCTGCGTTTGTCGCGCGGATGACATCTGCATTACCATGCGTTTACACGGCCTTGCGACATATCTGCGACCGGGTTTTGTGCGACCGATTTGTggaagtgtcaaagtaatcaa
Coding sequences within:
- the LOC131266876 gene encoding piwi-like protein Ago3, whose translation is MLLDRLHERQQNSGIVQEQPCQKTTVVGRARFVQMIMDRSEPQGSKDATAEVTAQLQTASLKQNDPPGKPEPKPTPSAVELPKDLPTEPVVRTGTTGTSTKLLCNFMELRCEPNRGMFLYTVDFDPVLESKKERYKCLEENVHIFGKTHTFDGTMLLMPQALPQKLIVIDMKRPLEGSPVRLTVTFRAQKRMSDNVMFYNKLFRRIMGILQLTEIGRKNFDPTQARIVPQHKLEVWPGYVTAVNEFEGGLMLNLDITHRVLMQTTVYDHIKMTALASPNQFRENLLKSLLGVVVFTRYNKKTYRIDDVCFDTNPLSTFKYGDREITYIEYYKRQYGIDIVDHKQPLLLHRTERRVAGKEQPEQMLVCLVPEICYLTGLTDEMRSDFKVMRDIATYTRVTPNQRMASMEQFCKNVNSNEKARTLLASWGLELKTQIRPVVGRTLPTETIRFGNDATTNAGQMADFNTQITNNHMLKVVNISNWMLVHTSRDTRVATSFMDCVNRNCRLVGISISAPQREVIQQDSTQQYVQLLRSRVRPETQIVVIIFPTAREDRYAAVKRLCCSELPVPSQVINARTLMNDKKVRSIVLKIILQMNCKLGGSLWGVNIPLSDTMICGIDTYHEAKRQNASVAAFVGSLNPDFTQWYSRATIQSCKEEFMNGLCASFEKTLNAYRGRNCSLPQRVIIFRDGVSDSQIRMCEEYELPQLLSACEMVKPGYQPKITFIIVQKRIITRLFSMNGADGIGNPPPGTVLDHTVTRRYLFDFFLVSQSVRQGTVSPTHFVVLRDDSAFSPDILQRLAYKMCYMYYNWPGTVRVPACCQYAHKLAYLVGQSVKRQPSETLCDKLFYL